From Actinomyces sp. oral taxon 171 str. F0337, one genomic window encodes:
- a CDS encoding type II secretion system F family protein yields MSPMNAILTGGLAGLTGAVGILSVISALRRRRPTLMARLEPYVHRQPTTSGLLAAPAGLASDGSTVVGLLMASTAGALNLGRLMDSLGSSADSVRRRLTRSGSPLGVDQFRLQQVLWSTTALLLVLAAGGLAALARSVNVPALILLCLMATVAGAAARDWWLSRAVARRLSRIEAQLPDIVELLALAVGAGQGPVPAIERVVALGRGDLIDELGATLTDIRSGTVLSTALDRMERRVGSVHVTRLCEAIIVALERGTPLADVLRSQATDVREAARQDLMEEGGRREIAQMVPVVFLVLPITVVFALFPGLFVLRLGV; encoded by the coding sequence ATGAGCCCCATGAACGCAATACTCACCGGAGGGCTCGCCGGGCTGACAGGGGCCGTGGGCATCCTGAGCGTCATCTCAGCCCTTCGCCGGCGCCGGCCCACACTCATGGCCCGCCTGGAGCCCTACGTCCACCGCCAACCCACGACCTCTGGCCTCCTGGCCGCTCCGGCGGGGCTGGCCTCGGACGGGAGCACCGTCGTCGGTCTGCTCATGGCCTCCACCGCAGGGGCCCTCAATCTCGGCAGGCTGATGGACTCCCTTGGGTCGTCGGCCGACTCGGTCCGGCGGCGCCTGACGCGATCAGGATCGCCACTGGGGGTCGACCAGTTCCGCCTCCAGCAGGTCCTGTGGTCGACGACAGCGCTCCTCCTCGTCCTGGCCGCCGGGGGCCTGGCGGCCCTGGCCCGGTCCGTCAACGTGCCCGCGCTCATCCTCCTGTGCCTCATGGCGACGGTGGCCGGGGCCGCTGCCCGCGACTGGTGGCTCAGCCGGGCCGTGGCGAGGCGTCTGTCACGGATCGAGGCGCAGCTGCCCGACATCGTCGAGCTCCTCGCCCTGGCGGTGGGAGCCGGTCAGGGCCCGGTACCGGCCATCGAGCGCGTCGTCGCACTTGGTCGCGGCGACCTCATCGACGAGCTGGGCGCCACTCTGACCGACATCCGCTCCGGCACGGTCCTGTCCACCGCCCTGGACCGCATGGAGCGGCGAGTCGGTTCTGTCCACGTCACTCGCCTGTGCGAGGCGATCATCGTGGCCCTTGAGCGTGGCACACCACTGGCGGACGTTCTGCGCTCCCAGGCCACCGACGTGCGTGAGGCGGCGCGCCAGGACCTCATGGAGGAGGGTGGCAGGCGTGAGATCGCCCAGATGGTTCCCGTGGTCTTCCTCGTCCTGCCCATCACCGTCGTCTTCGCCCTCTTCCCGGGACTGTTCGTCCTGCGACTGGGGGTGTGA
- a CDS encoding type II secretion system F family protein, translating into MGAVAGLLAGVGLLLIWMACTSDPPQWRSRRSRILADILVQAGAGRTSPTMFVLGSVGLGLLVGLVFLGMSRAWPVALSFASIFTAVPFLIISSRARNRRTRLREVWPEAVDTLVSGVRAGMSLPEALTNLGERGPEAVRPQFRAFATDYAASARFDSSLDRLKARFADPVADRIVEALRLAHEVGGTDLGTLLRSLSQMLREDMRTRGELEARQSWTVNGAKVAVAAPWLVLALLSTRPQAAAAYATTAGAVILLVGAVVSVIAYRLMLRLGRLPEEERTLR; encoded by the coding sequence ATGGGCGCCGTCGCCGGGCTCCTGGCCGGAGTGGGGCTGCTCCTGATCTGGATGGCCTGCACCTCCGACCCGCCCCAGTGGCGCTCGAGGCGCTCCCGTATCCTGGCCGACATCCTGGTCCAGGCCGGTGCCGGCCGCACCAGCCCCACGATGTTCGTCCTGGGCTCGGTCGGGCTGGGGCTGCTCGTCGGTCTGGTGTTCCTGGGAATGTCTCGGGCCTGGCCGGTGGCCCTCTCCTTCGCCTCCATCTTCACGGCCGTCCCCTTCCTCATCATCTCCTCACGAGCGCGCAACCGCCGCACCCGACTGCGCGAGGTGTGGCCCGAGGCCGTCGATACCCTCGTCTCCGGAGTCCGCGCGGGCATGAGCCTGCCGGAGGCGCTGACCAACCTCGGTGAGCGAGGCCCGGAGGCCGTCCGCCCCCAGTTCCGGGCTTTCGCCACCGACTACGCCGCCTCCGCCCGCTTCGACAGCTCCCTGGACCGGCTCAAGGCCCGTTTCGCCGACCCGGTCGCCGACCGGATCGTTGAGGCCCTGCGCCTGGCCCACGAGGTCGGCGGGACCGACCTGGGGACGCTGCTGCGCTCCCTGTCGCAGATGCTGCGTGAGGACATGCGCACCCGAGGAGAGCTCGAGGCGCGCCAGTCCTGGACCGTCAACGGCGCCAAGGTCGCGGTCGCCGCCCCATGGCTGGTCCTGGCGCTGCTGTCCACCCGGCCCCAAGCAGCGGCGGCCTATGCCACCACCGCCGGAGCAGTCATTCTCCTGGTCGGCGCCGTCGTATCGGTCATCGCCTACCGGCTCATGCTGCGCCTGGGGCGGCTTCCCGAGGAGGAGAGGACACTGCGATGA
- a CDS encoding CpaF family protein, with translation MDAADLLLTEVRELVRARGIDPLKDASDLEQLITEAEKDYLRRSDAGLVPPLIDPPGARSHVLDSMAGLGPLQSYLDDESIEEIWVNAPGRVFVARSGRPELTTTILESEDLTVLVERMLRASGRRLDLSSPFVDAQLAGGQRLHVVIPPITSQHWAVNIRKHTSRASRTGDLVRMGSLTSQVAAFLDASVQAGLNILVSGATQAGKTTMVRALAGAIPGAQRVISCEEVFELALRNRDCVAMQTRPPNLEGVGEISLRRLVKEALRMRPDRLLIGEVREAEALDLLIAMNSGLPSMCTIHANSAREAVIKICTLPLLAGENVSSDFVVPTVASAIDLVVHLDLDRGGRRTVREVAALSGRVENGIIELSDVFHRDPAGNLVRGVGAPDAAERFNRAGHDLTALLNARPTNTQEAY, from the coding sequence ATGGACGCTGCCGATCTTCTCCTGACGGAGGTTCGCGAGCTGGTGCGCGCTCGCGGCATCGACCCCCTCAAGGACGCCTCCGACCTCGAGCAGCTCATCACCGAGGCCGAGAAGGACTATCTGCGTCGTTCCGACGCCGGACTCGTCCCCCCGCTTATCGACCCTCCGGGGGCGCGTTCCCACGTGCTGGACTCCATGGCGGGTCTGGGACCGCTCCAGAGCTACCTCGATGACGAGTCCATTGAGGAGATCTGGGTCAACGCCCCCGGCCGTGTATTCGTCGCCCGCTCCGGACGCCCCGAGCTGACCACCACGATCCTGGAGAGCGAGGACCTCACTGTTCTGGTCGAGCGGATGCTGCGGGCCTCCGGGCGCCGGCTGGACCTGTCCAGCCCCTTCGTCGACGCCCAGCTCGCCGGGGGACAGCGGCTTCACGTCGTCATCCCGCCCATCACGTCCCAGCACTGGGCGGTCAACATCCGCAAGCACACCTCCCGCGCCTCCCGCACCGGTGACCTCGTGCGCATGGGGTCGCTGACCAGCCAGGTCGCCGCCTTCCTGGACGCCTCCGTGCAGGCCGGCCTCAACATCCTGGTCTCGGGCGCCACCCAGGCAGGCAAGACCACCATGGTCCGGGCGCTGGCCGGAGCGATCCCGGGCGCGCAGCGGGTCATCTCCTGCGAGGAGGTCTTCGAGCTCGCCCTGCGCAACCGGGACTGCGTGGCCATGCAGACCCGGCCGCCCAACCTCGAGGGCGTCGGAGAGATCAGCCTGCGGCGCCTGGTCAAGGAGGCCCTGCGCATGCGCCCCGACCGCCTCCTCATCGGAGAGGTCCGCGAGGCCGAGGCTCTTGATCTGCTCATCGCCATGAACTCGGGCCTTCCTTCGATGTGCACCATCCACGCCAACTCCGCTCGGGAAGCCGTCATCAAGATCTGTACGCTCCCTCTGCTGGCGGGGGAGAACGTCTCCAGCGACTTCGTGGTCCCCACCGTCGCCAGCGCCATCGACCTGGTCGTCCACCTCGACCTGGATCGCGGCGGGCGCCGCACCGTCCGAGAGGTCGCAGCCCTGTCCGGTCGGGTCGAGAACGGCATCATCGAGCTCTCCGACGTCTTCCACCGCGATCCCGCCGGCAACCTCGTACGGGGCGTCGGGGCGCCCGACGCCGCCGAGCGCTTCAACCGGGCCGGCCATGACCTGACCGCCCTGCTCAACGCCCGCCCCACCAACACCCAGGAGGCCTACTGA
- a CDS encoding phosphotransferase: MSQPPQSPDAPGTTDVDSGVDSLTDEATSDVERAAAQAADDRSEHSGPPNDQDADDTDYDDDYRAPVVVAPLPGASSGSVQGGRRVSTPQAAEAPRPHRSALSLAAMASVAVAGLNPTRLALPQSETPERHIIGVIDTQGRHWEVHEARTDAVGASLEAEAEVLRRIGRVVDDGRLSFDVPRVSGSLRQKDAHIQVRSHVEGKPIPVETLRPGPGMSAGLGKALGEIHELAMRVVSEAGMPVYDAEEVRRRWLSLLDDTAATGRTPPALLGRWEQALEDTALWRFRPTVVHGDLAEENVLVAGGTVVAVRGWSQAHVGDPAEDLAWVYSSAPVDCLDSIEDAYDIARSEGVDRHLRERAELVSELSLARWLLHGVRTGDKPVINDAVAMLKDLAAQVGDAPLVEPSTPRLAPVPGVREPAEPDAVTNPVAMVRVDDEDD; the protein is encoded by the coding sequence ATGTCACAGCCTCCGCAGTCCCCGGACGCCCCCGGCACCACTGATGTCGACAGCGGTGTCGACAGCCTCACCGACGAGGCGACCTCCGACGTCGAGCGTGCTGCGGCTCAAGCTGCCGACGACCGCAGCGAGCACAGCGGACCCCCCAATGACCAGGATGCCGATGACACCGACTATGACGATGACTATCGCGCCCCCGTTGTCGTCGCTCCGCTGCCCGGGGCGTCATCCGGGTCTGTACAGGGAGGCCGGCGGGTCTCGACACCCCAGGCCGCCGAGGCTCCCCGCCCCCATCGCTCCGCGCTGTCCCTGGCGGCGATGGCGAGCGTCGCCGTCGCCGGACTCAACCCGACTCGGCTGGCGCTTCCGCAGTCCGAGACCCCCGAGCGGCACATCATCGGCGTCATCGACACCCAGGGCCGGCACTGGGAGGTCCATGAGGCCCGCACCGATGCCGTGGGCGCCTCCTTGGAGGCCGAGGCCGAGGTCCTGCGCCGCATCGGCCGGGTCGTCGACGACGGACGGCTCTCCTTCGACGTTCCTCGCGTCTCCGGGTCCCTGCGGCAGAAGGACGCTCACATCCAGGTCCGCTCCCATGTGGAGGGCAAGCCGATCCCGGTGGAGACGCTTCGACCGGGGCCCGGGATGTCGGCAGGCCTGGGAAAGGCGCTCGGTGAGATCCACGAGCTGGCCATGAGGGTGGTCTCCGAGGCCGGCATGCCGGTCTACGACGCCGAGGAGGTGCGTCGGCGCTGGCTGAGCCTGCTGGACGACACCGCCGCGACGGGCAGGACCCCACCGGCGCTGCTGGGGCGCTGGGAGCAGGCACTGGAGGACACCGCCCTGTGGCGCTTCCGCCCCACCGTGGTGCACGGCGACCTCGCCGAGGAGAACGTCCTGGTGGCCGGCGGCACGGTGGTGGCCGTGCGGGGCTGGTCCCAGGCGCATGTGGGAGACCCGGCCGAGGACCTGGCCTGGGTGTACTCCTCGGCACCGGTGGACTGCCTGGACTCCATTGAGGACGCCTACGACATCGCCCGCTCCGAGGGCGTTGACCGGCACCTGCGTGAGCGGGCCGAGCTGGTCAGCGAGCTCAGCCTGGCGCGCTGGCTACTGCACGGAGTGAGAACCGGGGACAAGCCGGTCATCAATGACGCGGTCGCGATGCTGAAGGACCTGGCCGCCCAGGTGGGCGACGCCCCGCTGGTGGAGCCGTCCACGCCCCGACTGGCACCGGTGCCCGGGGTCCGCGAGCCGGCTGAGCCCGACGCCGTCACCAACCCGGTGGCCATGGTGCGCGTCGACGACGAGGACGACTGA